The following proteins are co-located in the Methanobacterium formicicum DSM 3637 genome:
- the ehbF gene encoding energy conserving hydrogenase EhbF has protein sequence MNLLIPLMVIVPILCALFLNLLHKKDRTVKAVTIILALALPALPLLANYGMHFFGGYEPLVQNPTLATNLPSLITGTALSTFHPAITYSFQSAQQLFLFVLGLVGFLVLLTSVYETRRPSGVYAYMLFMGIAAVTAILLTDDIFNFYVFFEIMALVTVGIVMVSNIKGNYETALKYMILGGVAAPLLLLGIAFILGVTGNVNITDIVYSIKTGMVDPHNPVLLIACGLIVFGWLYGSGLPPFHTIKSAIYSKALPSGSAMIQAFSVFTFIALGIIILRIFSYLPFSQWVILGVSLLAMILGITMAIVQTDLKRIIGFLAVGELGYIGIGLGLGTAYGITAGLFQAVNEVLITALLFIGFGVAIYQTETSNTRKLGGMMVRNPLVAFLVLLGGLAMAGVPPLNAFQSKLMLIQASLNAGLPELGVIMILLSIVTFMTFMKAFHAVYLRPKPADLEIKNEKIPKATIISMVVLLVVCIIFGLFPQYVTSYLQPLATSLAGGVV, from the coding sequence TTGAACCTCTTAATCCCACTGATGGTTATAGTTCCCATACTGTGTGCACTGTTTTTAAACCTGCTCCATAAAAAAGATAGGACGGTTAAGGCAGTAACCATCATTTTAGCTTTAGCTTTACCGGCATTACCTTTACTGGCCAATTATGGGATGCATTTTTTTGGAGGTTATGAGCCCCTGGTGCAGAATCCAACTCTGGCCACCAATTTACCATCACTAATAACTGGAACTGCACTTTCCACGTTCCACCCTGCTATTACTTACTCTTTCCAGAGCGCACAGCAGTTATTCTTATTTGTCCTGGGTCTGGTAGGATTTCTGGTCCTTTTAACCTCAGTTTATGAAACCCGCAGACCATCTGGTGTTTATGCTTACATGCTCTTCATGGGAATAGCAGCCGTGACTGCCATACTTTTAACTGATGATATATTCAACTTTTACGTTTTCTTTGAAATAATGGCCCTGGTAACTGTGGGCATAGTCATGGTGTCCAATATAAAAGGTAACTATGAAACTGCCCTTAAGTACATGATACTGGGTGGTGTGGCAGCTCCCCTATTGTTATTGGGTATAGCCTTCATTCTAGGAGTTACTGGTAACGTTAACATCACAGACATAGTCTATTCAATTAAAACAGGGATGGTTGACCCTCATAATCCTGTACTTTTAATAGCATGTGGTTTGATTGTGTTCGGATGGCTTTATGGATCTGGATTACCTCCATTCCACACCATCAAATCCGCAATTTACAGCAAAGCATTACCCAGTGGATCAGCAATGATCCAGGCCTTTTCAGTGTTCACATTCATTGCACTGGGGATCATCATCCTCAGAATATTCTCCTACCTACCCTTCTCACAGTGGGTTATTCTGGGAGTATCGCTACTGGCCATGATCCTGGGTATTACCATGGCCATTGTCCAGACCGATCTCAAACGTATCATCGGATTCCTGGCAGTGGGAGAATTGGGATATATAGGAATTGGACTGGGACTGGGCACAGCCTACGGAATAACCGCAGGACTTTTCCAGGCAGTAAATGAAGTATTAATAACTGCCCTGCTGTTCATAGGCTTTGGTGTGGCAATATACCAGACTGAAACTTCCAACACCCGTAAACTCGGTGGTATGATGGTAAGAAACCCTCTGGTAGCTTTCCTGGTGTTACTGGGTGGTCTGGCCATGGCTGGTGTGCCTCCACTCAATGCATTCCAGAGCAAACTCATGTTAATCCAGGCATCCCTCAATGCAGGTCTTCCTGAACTGGGGGTTATAATGATACTCCTGAGTATCGTGACCTTCATGACCTTCATGAAAGCATTCCACGCAGTTTACTTGCGTCCTAAACCTGCAGATCTGGAAATTAAGAATGAAAAGATACCCAAAGCCACCATAATCTCCATGGTAGTGTTACTGGTGGTATGTATCATATTCGGTCTCTTCCCACAATATGTGACCAGCTACCTGCAGCCACTGGCAACCAGTCTGGCAGGAGGTGTAGTATGA
- a CDS encoding cation:proton antiporter subunit C, whose product MFMDVQLASLFTAVALIVIGIVAVAFLDNLIKKIIGLAFIGDGTNLFLIALGYKPGGIVYIYLPGMAADWFAQNAAYPLPFALVLTSIVIGASTMAVMLGIIIVLYKKHGSLSASKILGE is encoded by the coding sequence ATGTTCATGGACGTACAACTAGCTTCACTATTTACCGCAGTAGCCCTGATTGTAATTGGAATCGTTGCTGTAGCATTCCTGGACAACCTCATCAAAAAAATCATAGGACTGGCATTCATAGGGGATGGAACCAACTTATTCCTAATCGCTCTGGGTTACAAACCAGGAGGAATAGTTTACATATATCTGCCGGGCATGGCAGCAGACTGGTTCGCACAAAATGCGGCTTATCCTCTTCCATTTGCCCTGGTATTAACCAGTATTGTTATCGGTGCCAGTACCATGGCAGTGATGCTGGGAATTATAATAGTTCTCTACAAAAAACATGGATCTTTAAGCGCATCCAAGATTCTGGGAGAGTAA
- a CDS encoding DUF4040 domain-containing protein: protein MIEYVLMIIVILGSILVLMQRDLLKAAILTGIPGAGLAFLYQYLLAPDVALTQAIVGSAIIPVFFALAVYKTRRMEE from the coding sequence ATGATTGAATACGTACTGATGATTATAGTTATTTTAGGATCTATCCTGGTTCTTATGCAAAGGGATCTCCTAAAAGCAGCCATTTTAACCGGAATTCCAGGCGCTGGCCTGGCTTTCCTTTACCAGTACCTCTTGGCTCCAGATGTGGCCCTTACTCAAGCCATTGTAGGATCGGCTATCATTCCAGTCTTTTTTGCACTGGCAGTCTACAAAACCCGCAGGATGGAGGAATAG
- a CDS encoding DUF2109 family protein translates to MDDIFTIIKAVLILASAVLVLLAAFGILRYKDDLERVLYARIHILGVADMACILALLVLGEPILAVAYFILAPFASHAIANGFYYGEDKQ, encoded by the coding sequence ATGGATGATATATTTACCATTATCAAAGCAGTTCTAATCTTGGCATCAGCAGTTTTAGTTCTTTTAGCAGCTTTTGGAATTTTAAGATATAAAGATGACCTTGAAAGGGTATTGTACGCCCGAATCCATATCTTGGGAGTGGCTGACATGGCCTGTATACTGGCGCTCCTGGTTCTGGGAGAACCAATACTGGCTGTTGCTTACTTTATATTAGCTCCCTTCGCATCTCACGCCATAGCCAATGGATTCTACTATGGGGAGGATAAACAATGA
- a CDS encoding monovalent cation/H+ antiporter complex subunit F: protein MSMSILTISEYVLLAALAIYALASVRIATRKTIGMGLVGISGLSIAVAVILILVKNLYGIAFSADIATALVLLGPVGTIAFARVLRGYSNG from the coding sequence ATGAGTATGAGTATTTTAACCATATCTGAATATGTTTTACTGGCTGCTCTGGCCATTTACGCCCTGGCATCTGTACGTATTGCCACCCGGAAAACTATAGGGATGGGTCTGGTTGGGATATCTGGATTAAGTATTGCCGTGGCAGTTATTCTCATCCTGGTAAAAAACCTTTACGGAATAGCTTTTTCTGCAGATATAGCCACTGCACTGGTGCTTCTGGGACCAGTGGGAACCATTGCCTTTGCCCGGGTTTTAAGGGGGTATAGTAATGGATGA
- a CDS encoding monovalent cation/H+ antiporter subunit E, with product MFITRIFYGIAYFIVLIWEIIKATIDVAIRTLDGKVDPVIVEIPTVLKRPVSQTILANSITLTPGTLSIDLDSENQVIKVATIVPRKNEEVIPFEPYIKGMLE from the coding sequence ATGTTTATAACAAGAATATTCTACGGAATCGCCTATTTCATTGTATTGATATGGGAGATAATCAAAGCCACCATTGATGTTGCAATAAGAACTTTAGATGGTAAGGTGGACCCGGTTATAGTGGAAATCCCCACAGTTCTTAAAAGACCAGTTTCCCAGACCATCCTTGCCAACAGCATTACACTAACTCCGGGCACTTTATCCATTGATCTTGACTCGGAGAATCAGGTGATAAAGGTGGCTACAATTGTCCCCCGGAAAAATGAGGAAGTTATTCCTTTTGAACCTTATATTAAAGGTATGTTAGAATGA
- a CDS encoding metal-dependent hydrolase produces the protein MPSYKNHILFSIIMIFPFFPDVYYLSLAVIGASVVDLDTSFRYRNLIIMALAGGILTLILPLFQITPFTGILLMSIALFFFVAQHRGFVHSVPGTVLAAGCLALFVISFQNILMNLTPDLRVSFLLTSLILGIIVLNRGLLILYTLLVTVGIFLTHLTSFNFFYVATALFVGSLSHLVLDLFTGRGVKLFDPISKHRYGKMTGLLIIAIWLASVAVLYIYPGENYLSLNYILTTFPQLTTFNPMKIMN, from the coding sequence ATGCCTTCTTACAAAAATCACATATTATTCTCAATTATAATGATATTTCCATTCTTTCCTGATGTTTACTACCTATCCCTGGCGGTTATAGGGGCTTCAGTGGTGGATCTGGACACCAGTTTCCGTTATAGAAATCTGATCATAATGGCTCTTGCAGGGGGAATACTAACATTAATCCTCCCATTATTCCAAATCACTCCATTTACAGGAATATTATTAATGAGCATAGCATTATTCTTCTTTGTTGCTCAACACAGGGGGTTTGTACATTCTGTTCCTGGAACGGTTTTAGCGGCAGGGTGCCTGGCCCTGTTTGTAATCAGTTTTCAGAATATTTTGATGAATTTAACACCCGATCTAAGGGTATCTTTCCTTTTAACATCTTTAATTCTGGGAATAATAGTTTTAAACAGAGGATTGCTTATTTTATACACATTGCTGGTGACTGTTGGAATATTTTTAACACACTTAACCAGTTTTAATTTCTTTTACGTAGCAACTGCCTTATTTGTAGGTTCTTTGAGCCACCTGGTCCTGGATCTATTCACAGGCAGAGGTGTGAAACTTTTTGATCCTATATCAAAACACAGGTATGGTAAGATGACTGGATTGTTGATCATTGCCATTTGGCTGGCCAGTGTGGCAGTTCTTTATATTTACCCTGGAGAAAACTACCTGTCTTTAAACTATATTTTAACTACATTCCCCCAATTAACCACATTTAATCCAATGAAAATTATGAATTGA
- a CDS encoding succinylglutamate desuccinylase/aspartoacylase family protein, whose translation MDCEIITIAHDTGGDISLNPDLMKELIPGNIGKHLIDAALKGTPLLKFGSGSPRILLCAGIHGNELPPQVAFFKLLNYLEDKKINGTVYTIPIAIPYATMKNSRRFQGWDMNRKTFTEGYVSNNILKTAQKLEIQAAADFHSTQPQSNPGIESVFCSKKPCYKSFKIADHITSQTSSKVISQEKAGTLYGGALEDELNLSGIPAVTCEVVSRNGKVDSGSVERSLMQMKSFLNYFNVI comes from the coding sequence ATGGACTGTGAAATTATAACTATTGCCCATGATACTGGGGGTGACATTTCCCTTAATCCTGATTTAATGAAAGAATTGATTCCAGGGAATATTGGAAAACATTTAATTGATGCTGCGTTAAAGGGAACTCCGCTTTTAAAGTTTGGATCTGGATCTCCTCGCATTCTTCTATGTGCTGGAATTCATGGAAACGAACTCCCCCCTCAAGTGGCTTTTTTTAAACTCTTAAATTATCTGGAAGATAAAAAAATCAACGGAACAGTTTACACCATCCCCATTGCCATACCCTATGCCACCATGAAAAATTCACGAAGATTCCAGGGTTGGGACATGAATCGGAAGACCTTTACTGAAGGATATGTTTCCAATAACATTTTAAAAACAGCCCAGAAACTGGAAATTCAGGCCGCAGCTGATTTTCACTCCACCCAACCCCAGAGTAATCCTGGAATAGAGAGTGTTTTTTGCTCTAAAAAGCCTTGTTATAAGAGTTTTAAAATAGCAGATCATATAACCAGCCAGACATCCTCCAAGGTTATTTCCCAGGAAAAAGCTGGGACACTATACGGTGGTGCACTGGAAGATGAGTTGAATCTCAGTGGAATACCGGCTGTTACCTGTGAAGTGGTCTCTAGAAATGGAAAAGTGGATTCTGGAAGTGTTGAAAGATCTTTAATGCAGATGAAATCTTTCCTGAACTATTTCAACGTAATATAA
- a CDS encoding SagB/ThcOx family dehydrogenase, with protein sequence MQKKSKYILVAIILLSVFLLSYLVYTVFMQPAKTENQSRVVLGTYNLPQAEITSGMSVDQAIKNRRSVRNFTTTSLTLQDVSQLLWAAQGITDSERNYRSAPSAGHVFPMEVYLVAGNNGVQGLEAGIYQYNPYNNTLEKIVDGDQTHALSQAAHGQEWVDQAPISIVITGNYQKMKDKYPDENLSTRFVDIEAGHIGENIYLEAVARGLGAVAIGSFYDDQMINLLKLPSNETPIYIYPVGYSAS encoded by the coding sequence ATGCAAAAAAAGAGTAAATATATTCTGGTGGCAATTATCCTCCTTTCGGTTTTTCTGTTATCATACCTAGTTTACACAGTTTTCATGCAACCGGCTAAAACCGAAAATCAGTCTAGAGTGGTGTTAGGAACGTATAATCTTCCTCAAGCTGAAATTACCAGTGGAATGTCTGTGGATCAGGCCATAAAAAACAGACGTTCGGTTAGAAATTTCACCACAACTTCCCTTACCTTACAGGATGTTTCACAGCTTTTATGGGCTGCTCAAGGAATCACTGACTCTGAAAGGAATTACCGATCTGCCCCTTCTGCGGGGCATGTTTTCCCCATGGAAGTATATCTAGTTGCAGGGAATAATGGTGTTCAGGGCCTTGAAGCAGGCATATATCAGTACAATCCTTATAATAACACTTTAGAAAAGATTGTAGATGGTGATCAAACTCACGCCCTGTCACAGGCAGCACATGGGCAAGAATGGGTTGATCAGGCACCCATAAGTATAGTGATCACCGGAAACTATCAGAAAATGAAGGACAAGTATCCTGATGAAAATTTAAGCACTCGTTTCGTGGATATTGAAGCTGGTCATATCGGGGAGAACATATATTTAGAAGCAGTTGCCCGTGGTCTGGGGGCAGTGGCCATTGGTTCTTTCTACGATGATCAGATGATAAACCTTTTAAAGCTGCCTTCCAATGAAACCCCCATATACATTTATCCAGTAGGTTACTCGGCATCTTAG
- a CDS encoding DUF4405 domain-containing protein, whose protein sequence is MKKLYVVLLIVLLTPIAVYAWNDCPYGLLNDPYPGQCPRYLDTNQNNICDHSESPSSGSLNNSSITTQANENSANDKNSTNNSFSDIQQARSVPSQSYNLIPIATTTLILYLITYLLYLEDRLKRNIYYVIWKYVLMASFIVTGVTGLILTIFINYGIQSSWNLTIDFWHAEFAIIMAVSTLLHIHLYWKQVKRVFKAV, encoded by the coding sequence GTGAAAAAATTATATGTGGTTCTTTTAATCGTTCTCCTCACACCAATAGCAGTTTACGCATGGAACGACTGCCCTTACGGATTATTAAACGATCCATACCCTGGACAGTGCCCCCGTTACCTGGACACCAACCAGAATAATATATGTGACCATTCCGAGTCTCCCAGTTCCGGATCCTTAAACAACAGTTCAATAACAACTCAAGCCAACGAAAATAGTGCTAATGATAAAAACAGTACAAATAACAGCTTTTCTGATATTCAACAGGCCAGATCAGTTCCTTCTCAAAGTTATAACTTGATACCCATAGCCACAACCACTCTTATCCTTTATCTAATTACATATTTATTGTACTTGGAAGACCGACTGAAGAGGAATATCTACTATGTCATCTGGAAATACGTGCTTATGGCAAGCTTTATTGTAACCGGCGTTACCGGACTCATCCTGACAATATTCATTAATTATGGAATTCAATCCTCCTGGAATTTAACCATAGATTTCTGGCATGCAGAATTTGCAATTATAATGGCAGTTAGCACGTTATTACACATACACCTATACTGGAAACAGGTTAAACGAGTCTTCAAGGCAGTTTAA
- a CDS encoding argininosuccinate synthase, with translation MEKVVLAFSGGLDTSVCIKLLEEEYDQKVITACVDVGQPEEEITRPAKLAGEMGLEHYTIDAKDEFAREFIFKAIKANAVYEGYPLSTALARPLIAMKIVELAEKVGAKAIAHGCTGKGNDQFRFESIIRSHSDCNVIAPIRDLNLTRTEEVKYAQSHGIPLPSDKLYSIDENLWGRSIEGDILEDPMVETPEDAFNWTRSTEDAPDEAEVIEISFEEGVPTEINGELMGPLDIIRKANEIAGIHGIGRVDIMEDRIIGLKSRENYETPGAVLLIAAHHALDQLVLTREELKFSEIASQTYSELVYNGLWHEPLREDLDQLIDNMQGRASGTVRLKLHKGSIRILGRESPFSLYQEEAVSFEDKDMDQREMAGMVKNYGIQAACYQDICRRK, from the coding sequence ATGGAAAAAGTGGTTCTGGCGTTCAGCGGTGGGCTGGACACCTCAGTATGCATAAAATTACTGGAAGAAGAATACGACCAGAAAGTTATAACGGCCTGTGTGGATGTTGGACAACCTGAAGAAGAAATCACACGACCTGCTAAACTGGCAGGTGAAATGGGCTTGGAACATTATACTATAGATGCCAAAGATGAATTTGCACGCGAATTCATATTCAAAGCCATCAAAGCTAACGCAGTTTACGAAGGTTACCCCCTGAGCACTGCTCTGGCACGTCCCCTGATTGCCATGAAAATTGTGGAACTGGCTGAGAAGGTTGGTGCTAAGGCTATTGCCCATGGTTGTACTGGTAAGGGGAATGATCAGTTCCGTTTCGAGTCTATAATCCGATCTCACTCAGATTGCAATGTCATTGCTCCTATCCGGGATCTGAACCTCACCCGGACTGAAGAAGTGAAGTATGCTCAGTCCCATGGAATACCCCTCCCCTCAGATAAACTTTACAGTATAGACGAGAATTTATGGGGACGTTCCATAGAAGGTGACATACTGGAGGATCCTATGGTGGAGACCCCTGAAGATGCTTTCAACTGGACCAGATCCACCGAGGATGCCCCTGATGAAGCAGAGGTAATTGAGATATCCTTTGAGGAAGGTGTTCCCACTGAAATCAACGGAGAACTTATGGGACCCCTGGATATCATCAGGAAAGCCAATGAAATTGCAGGTATCCATGGAATTGGAAGAGTGGATATCATGGAAGACAGGATCATTGGCCTAAAATCAAGGGAAAACTACGAAACACCCGGTGCTGTCCTGTTAATTGCAGCTCACCATGCCCTGGACCAGTTGGTTTTAACCAGAGAGGAATTGAAATTCTCTGAAATTGCGTCACAAACCTATTCTGAACTGGTCTACAATGGATTATGGCACGAACCCCTCCGGGAGGATCTTGATCAACTCATTGACAACATGCAGGGTCGGGCCTCCGGTACTGTCCGGTTGAAACTGCACAAAGGCAGTATACGTATCCTGGGAAGAGAATCCCCATTCAGTCTGTACCAGGAGGAAGCTGTTTCCTTTGAGGATAAGGATATGGATCAGCGGGAAATGGCAGGTATGGTTAAAAATTATGGGATTCAAGCTGCCTGTTATCAGGATATCTGCCGTAGAAAATGA
- a CDS encoding pro-sigmaK processing inhibitor BofA family protein: MEILTIVIIGVVLLVLGIFFAGILLKLGKIALSILLHMILGWILLFIWNILPFFKIPINILTMLVAGFGGIIGVAVLILAKALGLY, from the coding sequence ATGGAAATATTGACCATTGTAATCATTGGAGTAGTCCTATTAGTTTTGGGCATATTCTTTGCCGGCATCCTGTTAAAGCTGGGAAAGATCGCCCTGAGCATCCTGTTGCACATGATACTGGGATGGATACTCCTTTTCATCTGGAACATCCTCCCCTTTTTCAAAATCCCCATCAATATACTCACCATGCTGGTGGCAGGTTTTGGTGGAATAATCGGGGTGGCTGTGCTTATTTTAGCTAAAGCATTGGGTTTATATTAA
- a CDS encoding TetR/AcrR family transcriptional regulator has protein sequence MAIQDRREREKEQRRKDIFKAAEKLFLSRGYDDVSMNDIASAVELSKATLYLYFDNKEELFFAIVRRGNLILNSMIKKAVENAQTGIDKVSAFRMAHHEFNRDYPDYIRIYNYFQSGRFDIADNYDITEINNSIDLKYSCIPGGTYTRTMYNLEDFSMKNASEYLKDILKMRSERFSIMCNSVTTGINDGTIRPDVDPAEAAILLSSISKSMSDIPQDHEKILENKGINHDKFIVDVEKMIRHMIKNKDK, from the coding sequence ATGGCCATTCAAGACCGGAGGGAAAGGGAGAAAGAACAGAGGAGAAAAGATATTTTTAAAGCTGCTGAAAAATTATTTTTATCCAGGGGCTATGATGATGTTTCCATGAATGATATTGCCAGTGCAGTTGAGTTGAGCAAAGCCACTCTCTACCTCTACTTTGATAACAAGGAAGAACTTTTTTTTGCCATAGTCCGGAGGGGCAATCTGATCCTAAATTCAATGATCAAAAAAGCAGTTGAAAATGCACAGACTGGAATTGATAAAGTTTCAGCATTCAGAATGGCCCATCATGAATTTAACCGGGATTACCCTGATTATATCCGCATTTATAACTATTTTCAGTCTGGAAGATTTGATATAGCTGATAACTATGACATAACTGAGATCAACAATTCCATTGACTTGAAGTACAGCTGTATACCTGGGGGTACGTACACCAGAACTATGTACAATTTAGAGGATTTTTCCATGAAAAATGCCAGTGAATATCTGAAAGATATTCTTAAAATGCGTAGTGAAAGGTTTTCCATCATGTGCAACTCTGTAACAACCGGGATCAATGATGGAACCATCCGCCCGGATGTGGACCCAGCAGAAGCAGCTATTTTACTATCATCCATCTCAAAAAGCATGTCAGATATTCCTCAGGACCATGAAAAAATACTGGAAAATAAGGGAATCAACCACGACAAATTTATTGTAGACGTTGAAAAGATGATTCGTCATATGATAAAAAACAAAGATAAATGA
- a CDS encoding MFS transporter yields MGKSVQNEYEIPDNVYKNKNAILITVLIGIFMSVLDGYMVTIALPTITTQFNINLSYSQWIITGYLAVMTGFFIIFGKISEYTGKTKLFIAGWVLFTLSSLACGFATSINTLIIFRIIQATGAAMVAGVSGAIIFHSFPPTEIGKALGYFGAVVAIGSLVGPGLGGFITSTIGWPYIFLINVPIGIFLLVCAFKYLKIPETTTPHLHLDWIGAISLVIMVTTLMLACGELAQSLTISTPLITYGALFILALITFIWQESRSKNPLLEISLFHNKKFTLPVLSVFIFSVALNMAIVLGPFYLQGVMNYSPSQVGLLFMLVPLAMMFASPLGGKLYDKYHSKYASGLSMTIAAISFILLGYGYLIGNLCIIIGALFLWGIGQGLFTSPNSTETMISLPREKTAITSSVSTTAKSLGGALGVSFASIFTLVGLNIAGYTGNMLLAGPQLLSSSISTIMFIAGGLCIIATITSILRNIRGV; encoded by the coding sequence ATGGGAAAATCAGTTCAAAATGAATATGAAATACCGGATAACGTTTACAAAAATAAGAATGCAATTTTAATCACAGTTCTAATAGGCATATTTATGTCGGTGCTGGATGGGTACATGGTAACTATAGCCCTACCAACCATCACCACCCAGTTTAACATTAACTTATCGTATTCACAGTGGATCATAACCGGTTATCTGGCAGTGATGACTGGATTCTTTATTATTTTTGGAAAAATTTCCGAATACACTGGAAAAACAAAATTATTCATAGCAGGATGGGTTTTATTCACCCTAAGTTCTTTAGCATGTGGTTTTGCCACCAGTATTAACACACTTATCATTTTCCGCATAATTCAGGCCACTGGCGCTGCAATGGTCGCCGGTGTGTCCGGGGCCATTATTTTCCACTCATTTCCACCAACAGAAATTGGAAAGGCACTGGGTTATTTCGGGGCTGTAGTGGCAATTGGATCTTTAGTAGGTCCTGGACTGGGTGGATTCATCACCAGTACCATCGGATGGCCTTACATATTTTTAATCAACGTGCCTATAGGAATTTTTTTACTGGTTTGTGCCTTTAAATATCTGAAAATTCCTGAAACCACAACACCACACCTTCACCTGGACTGGATAGGTGCGATTTCTCTGGTTATCATGGTAACAACATTAATGTTAGCCTGCGGAGAACTGGCCCAAAGCCTCACCATCAGCACCCCCTTAATTACTTACGGAGCTCTATTCATTTTAGCACTCATCACATTCATCTGGCAGGAATCCAGGAGCAAAAACCCCCTATTGGAGATAAGCCTATTCCACAACAAAAAGTTCACACTGCCAGTTCTGAGTGTATTTATTTTCTCGGTGGCCTTAAACATGGCCATTGTACTTGGACCATTCTATCTTCAGGGAGTAATGAATTATAGCCCGTCACAGGTTGGTTTATTATTCATGCTGGTTCCACTGGCAATGATGTTCGCATCACCATTGGGCGGCAAACTGTACGATAAGTACCATTCAAAATACGCATCAGGACTCAGTATGACGATAGCAGCAATTTCATTCATTTTACTGGGTTATGGATACTTAATTGGAAATTTATGCATAATTATCGGGGCTTTATTCCTGTGGGGAATTGGACAGGGCTTATTCACCAGCCCCAACAGTACAGAAACCATGATTTCCCTTCCCCGGGAAAAAACAGCCATAACATCCAGTGTTTCAACCACTGCCAAAAGTCTGGGAGGAGCATTGGGGGTTTCTTTTGCCAGTATTTTCACCCTAGTTGGGCTAAATATCGCAGGATACACTGGAAATATGTTACTAGCAGGACCACAATTACTTTCCAGCTCTATAAGCACCATTATGTTCATAGCTGGAGGTTTATGCATCATAGCCACTATAACATCAATATTAAGGAATATTAGAGGAGTTTGA